The genome window ctcataactagatgctgaacatagagcttgagcaaagcacttacaagcatcaacaacttttgatcccagtctcaaagattggtccaaaagtttcttttcttcttcatgcaccaattcaacaattggtatgaagaaaaaaccacctttaaaggatgggaaacctccacataccttcaaaccaccatctcagaggttggttcgaagtttgtgcagcattactaacaaggtctccaagagaccttcggcacaacaacaggtggcaagccacctggtgacataaatcggctgagaatctcgcatcagacgaagattccttcaccgatacggaagaggcgtcagatgacccttccagacccccagcttgatttacatacagaaaagaccacacatggtctaggatcttctccagactccaaactaccttccaaacaccatagtctagtactcctcccacatacaacttgtatgtggcagcaacactagactggggggacttgaaggggtatggtcccagatctcgcgtcagcatcgaccgcgagtgaccattacccttatcaaaacccccactagctaacaacctacttgtgcccacgcgagaacgcgtcggcaccagggttgaatccaatctatctagtaacgaaggaggacttacatggaacatgagaacggtagagtgatgcgacatagcatcacatctggtgtatgaaaacgaaagtgttcacagcgatgcggcctcgcaccgcatccagcgaacacttctatcaatacaaagaaagccttaccttaggcacaGAAGGAGATGAACGTAACGGTGCGGTTGACACCGCTCCATACGGGcgttttcgtcacgacaagggatgcaggcaagacgacgatgcggctagcaccgcatctcgcgtattccttgatcacaagcaggagacgcggtaacttcagatgttaccgcacgtagcgatgcggcttgcaccgcatcgtATGcattcaacaagtgggactgacaccacagtgcaagtggcaccaatggcagcttcctgtcagagctacgtaagcaatggactgacgtggcataacctccataaccgacaagcctgacacacctgcaaaggtgcagcacgtcgtcagtccatccatcatcatcctccttcactcctcggctataaataccaaccccaaaccaggtttgaggtatctcttcacaactctctcactactactactatcttactttgcttcccaagcaaactactgattctcacgccggagagtggtaacaaggagcaccccccaccccatcctccttgttacgagtcacggcttgtttccttgtgcaggagatcaaccaccggtgatccagccagcgatcctcgagaggaagggattaacccttcttgacgagaccagtgtgttaaccctgcccggttaaccattgtttcatcaacttcAAAAATATTTGAAACAACTAGTCTATTAACATTATAAAGATAAGAAAAAGAGATTGGGGAAATAAATATCTTATTAATATATAGAATGGATCACATatgcctctatttataggtttAAAAGAAATGAATTAAGTAGACGGAGATATGGGAGTTAAGTATATGTAAAGTCATAATATAATGATAAATCCTAGTGGATAGTCACACAATAAATGGATAATAATTCATAACACTCCCTCTTGACTATCCACGtgacaaaataatatattattctTATAATACGCTTGGTGATGTTGCCTCTTTAAAAACTTTGCCAGGAAAACCCAATGGGataaaaccatagctaagggaaaaagagtgcagcgcgtattatTCTCCCCCTGATGATTTAAGCTCCTTGAGTCGACGCATCCCGATCCCATGAACCAGTTTCTTGAATGTAGAGGTCGGAAGTGATTTAGTAAACAAGTCTGCCAAATTGTCGCTAGAACGAACTTGTTGGACAGTAATATCTCCATTCTTTTGCAAATCATGTGTAAAAAAGAACTTTGGTAAAATGTGCTTCGTTCCATCACCTTTGATGTATCCTTCCTTAAGTTGAGCAATGCATGCTGCGTTGTTTTCATGTAGAATTATCGCTCCCTCATCTATCGTAGAAATACCACAAGACCCACGAATGTGTTGTATTACACTTCTTAACCAAACACATTCTCGACTAGCTTCATGAATCGCCAATATTTCTGCATGGTTAGATGATGTGGTTGTGATGGTTTGCTTTACAGAACGCCATGAAATAGCAGTGCCTCCACTTGTGAATAAATATCCAGTTTGAGATCGTCCAGTGTGAGGATCAGACAAATACCCTGCATCTGCAAAACCAACCAAACTTGTTGTCGGTTGGTTAGTAAAATACAACCCCATATCTTTTGTACCTTGAAGGTATCGAAATATTTGTTTTACCCCATTCCAATGCCTCTTCGTAGGGCATGAACTATATCTTGCCAATAAATTTACAGAAAATGATATATCTGGTCGTGTATGACTAGCAAGAAACATTAGTGCACCAAATGCACTTAAAtatggtacttctggaccaagaATTTCCTTTCCATCGTTCGGAGGTCGGAATGGGTCTTTCTCGACATCAAGAGATCTTACAACCATTGGGGTACTCAATGGATGTGATTTTTTCCATATGAAACCTTCCAAGTAACTTTTCTATGTAGTTTTGTTGATGTCCAAGGATTCCACCCTTGAGGTGTTCGATTTGTAACCCGAGACAAAATTTTGTCTTTCCAgggtctttcatttcaaattctctTTTCAAGCATTCAACCGCCTTTTGGAGCTCCCTTGGAGATCCAATTATATTCAAGTCATCAACGTATACAGTAATTATAACATATTCAGATTCTAACCTTTTCATGAAGATACACGGGCATATTGAATCATTTTTGTAACCTTCTTTCAACAAATACTCACTAAGGCGATTATACCACATACGCCCAAATTGTTTTAGCCCATATAATGATTTGTTTAATTTAATTGAAAGATGTCCTGGAGAACTGGATGTACATGAGTTTGGTAATTTGAATCCTTCATGGAGTTTCATGTAAATATCAGTATTAAGTGAGCCATAGaggtaggctgtcacaacatccATTAGAcgcagatcaatcccttcttgtatTACCAGACTAACAAGATAACGAAAAGTTGTCGCATCCATCACCGGAGAATATGTCTCCTCATAATCAATCACAGGTCTTTGCGAAAATCCTTGTGCTACTAATCTTGCCTTGTATCATACAATGTCATTTTTCTCATAGCGTTTTCGCACAAAGACCCATTTATATCCGACAGGCTTTACACCTTCAGGTATAGGGACTACTTGTCTAAAACTTCTCATTTATGTGAGACCCATCTCATTTTATCATGATAATTCTACTAAATACACATTTTGTTTAAGGAAAAGACGAATTACAAAAGTTTTTCCGTTACGTTTTAAGTGCTTACAAAAATAAGTATCTAGGATTCTACATCCTTACTAATAAAGACAACATATTGTAGCATTAAGTGTTACATGTTCCATATTAAAACTAGACAAAAGACATTGTTCACGGAAGCCTCAAAATTatggtgttcggttcttgctATAAGCTTGATCGGCATCCGGGATATCATCTACATCACCTAACATCAAAACCATCtcaaatgttagttttgatgACATATAAACATGTACAATCAAGTTCTAATACCAACCAAATGAAGACAAAAATAAAAATTCGGAAATAggtttgtcgcgccccgcgacagactcCCCTTAATctttcgcgggccgcgagcggcCCCGCGTGTCGCGCTAGTGTTACCTTCCCCCGTCGCATGCCGTGGGGGAACCCTTTTCCAGCGGGTGCAGGTTTTGGACCTGCATTTTTGCCCAGCACCAATTTTTCCAAAAATTCAATAACTTTTTATCTACATGTCCGTTTTAGGCGATTCTTTTTCCTGCGCGTCCGTAATAAAATGGATCCATTCATCCTATTTATTCGCATCGAAACCCGATTTAGAAACAAATAGTTCATAATTCCATATttcgattattcgacccgtttgttATATGGCATGTTTTACATCATTCAATCTTATTGATTTCTAAACTTAATTACCCATTCCCCGGGCTTGTCAAATTTGGCGTATCATAACCATTACATGGTTTTATGCACGCAATAGAAGTCATGTTTGTTTTCAATATTTCAAGCATGCCGCTTTATGCAATTTTGCAAGTAAGTTTCTAATTGTTTGACCCAACATCAAGGGTTCTTAAAATCAAACTTCGTGTATCCATTACATGGCATTTCGCGTTCTATCTCTAGCATTTCGCGTTCTATCTCTAGCACATTAAGTGGCTTTAAAGTCTCTACATACATTGTCGTTTTAAAAAcatagttttgacccgtttggttgtcgagtgaggACTTTCACTTCCTTGACAACCAGACTTATTCCAAACattgttttgacccattttctATGATATACCAAACGATTCTAATCGTTCTTTTAAAACCCGTAATTACTTAAACCAATCATACTTTAACCGTCTATTTCGATCCGTTTGTTTGCcgagtgaacttcgtcacttctaTGGCTTACCAACATACTCTAATTATTCAAATTGACTCGTTTGACCTATCGAGTGAACTCCGTCACTTCAATGACACATCAAACGCCTTTATCACACTACGATATTATTATCAAGCTATAACTAAACATTTTTATGCAATTGACGAAACTAATAGTTACGTACCTTCAAAGCGCTCCTTTTAAACGGCTAtcgccaccggcttgtccgctcgacgttccggtttccttgcctatagagttcaaccaatCTTTCGTTTAGAACTCTTATCATAACATATATCGCATAATTCGTCATAACATACTAATATGCGTTTTAGTTCAAAATTCCAACATTTAGCTCTCTgttaggcatttctacaaacacctaaagggcataatttcataaaagtaacaatcaagttcatgactaCTATTTAGCCAGGATTAAACATCAATTAGACAAGTTCAATGTCAAATTTTTACATCAACATTTTGGTTTTACTCTATAGAGCTCAAAATATACTAGAGTGACaatcataatcctagtgtttaacaattttctacaaaacccactaaACACCTATATTGGTGATCATGAATTTCATAAGGATGAGCAAAAATTCAACAAGCTaatgactagggtttatccctagacatGATTTTATTCCAATGTCATCCAAACAATAATCATGCAAGCACAAATTTCGAATCTTATGTGTTCATCCAAAATTTAGGATGGAGCCAAATGgtgaaatttgacataccttatgatccctttactgaggtgatcactaatttatgCTTGGTTATCGTTTTGGGActgatttgagccttcaatttgatcaatttgtatgaactagggtttgaagGAAGAGTTTGGTCGCCCCCCTGTGTTTTGATCGATCCagacacacacacaagtgtgtgtttgggatttttaattttgttttaataaaactagTTTAATTCTTAACACCTTTGGCCCCTCAACTATTTGTGAGTTTTATTTTAGGTGTTTTTAATCAACTCCTATATTACTACAAGACTTCTAACTAACTAGGCTAtttttattcctagttagtttatctTGTTTATTACCAACATTGAATTTATAATAACAGGTtcatattttcggggtgttacaatttaTTGAGGGAATCTAATTTTGCCTTAATTGCGTCTTTCCAATTTGGCTAATCATTTCTTTGTTTACATTCCTCAACAGATtttggttcttgatcctcatcattttCCATTACTTCTAGCGCTATGTTATATGAAAAACTGTCATCGACGTCGATTTCATTTCGGTTTAATACCTTTCTAGACATGATATAATTTATTGAGATCTCTTtgttttcaggtacctgaggttcttctggAACCATCATGTCTAGTGTCTCTTCAGAAGACTCTTTTCTTGGCATTATCATTACTTCGACTGGACCATCTCCATTATTTGCTCCTTTTTTCTTTCGAGGATTTTTATCTTTAGAGCCGATTGGTCTACCACGTTTGAGATGTGCATTAGACTCATTTCTAACATGTGGTTGTCCTTCTGGGACACTTATTTTTACTGGAGCATTAGCAGCTGGTATGTGTGACTTAGTCACTCTCTTTAGGTCAGTGAATGCGTCTGGTACTTGATTTGCTAATGTTTGTAAATGAATTATTCTTTAAACTTCTTGTTCACACTCTTTAGTTCGAGGATCAAGATGAGATAGTGATAATTCATTccaaattatattattatttttcagCTGCTTTTCATCTcccctaatgttgggaatgtTGTTTCAACAAAATGACAATCACCAAATCGAGCTGTAAATAAATCACCTGTTGATGGCTCTAAATACTTAATGATTGATGGTGATTCATACCCAACATATATTCCTAACCTCCTTTGAGGTCCCATCTTTGTTCGTTGTAGTGGAGCGATAGGAACATATACGGCACAACCAAAAATCCTTAGATGGGAAATGtctggttcctgaccaaaaaccaactttAATGGGGAGGAAGTGGATAACTCGTTGGCCTAATGCGAATTAGTGTTGCTGCATGTAAAAATGCATGCCCCCAGGCAGATGTTGGTAGTTTTGATTTCATAATCATTGGTCTTGCAACCATTTGAAGTCGCTTAATAAGCGATTCAACAAGTCCATCTTGGGTATGTACATGAGGTACTGGATGCTCTACACTTACGCCAATAGACATGCAGTAATCATTGAAGGTTTGGGATGTAAATTCCCCAACATTGTCCAACCGAATTTTCTTTATGGGATAATCTGGAGAATGTGCTCTTAACCTTATTAATTGAGCAAGTAGTCGCGCAAATGCCATattactgtgacaaccctcaccaaatcaggtatccgtacgaattaattaatatttaattattgcttaattactgtgcttgcttacaattgtggttaaactgctacgtGAATTCGGATACATACATGTACATGCATCATATACTTTaataactgtcactccattatttacaccaaactatagtgacaaacttgatgcacaaaagcacagaagcacaatgaacggataacccattaaacatgctgatatagctaGCATCAGACAGATattgtctctaaggccagtatgagccgggaatagatcacTACACTAGTAGGAAGTGTAGGGAAGAGAgaattgtagaactgcgtcactaggtgaaagttatagtgaccggatgtgcctaaaacaggTTCTAAacacaaaatcctgcactttaaaacaaaaattcagcttttaagctaactagtaaagtgcaaaaacatgggaaaataattttagacactttccaaagtgtcgggaattcatcgtgtcactaaaaataacattaagGACACtctaaatgcttattaagcactttaacggatcagtatccaaccgaacaaccggactttacccggaacataaaaatattgtcaatgacactgtttttctttttctgagccagttagggtccccgaacaccctaacacccgttataaaacATAACACACTAGTAATTGGTTTAACCtcctaactaaactaactatAACCTAACTATCTAGTTCAAAActaaccaacccccccccccccataaccgaaTTCGGTCCCATATGTGGGACATGCCCATCACaactttgattattttaatcatatTGCTAAATATCATCCATACACATTATACATTGGGTAATTAGAGATGATGGATTATAAATGTGTCCATAAGACTCTCATTTCATTCACAAACCCATCACAACAAAATTcatctctccctctcctctcatCATTCTCGGCCGAACCCTCACCCACACACACCACCATTTTCGAGTTTTGATCTTGCAATTCTACATACATATCAAGGTGCTAGAGTTCatacaaggaggctcggtgcttacggaatcacaaggacctctctacatcgctattaaccaccttgttttcgcttgatttcttccctagccttgagctagttgtaagtgcttctaatcactcTCTTGTTCATGAttgaagtggttaataagaagttTAACGGATAAAATTcataaacactaaagatcaaagCTTAAAGTCTTGTAAGAATGACAAACAAAgtggt of Helianthus annuus cultivar XRQ/B chromosome 1, HanXRQr2.0-SUNRISE, whole genome shotgun sequence contains these proteins:
- the LOC118491511 gene encoding secreted RxLR effector protein 161-like: MVVRSLDVEKDPFRPPNDGKEILGPEVPYLSAFGALMFLASHTRPDISFSVNLLARYSSCPTKRHWNGVKQIFRYLQGTKDMGLYFTNQPTTSLVGFADAGYLSDPHTGRSQTGYLFTSGGTAISWRSVKQTITTTSSNHAEILAIHEASRECVWLRSVIQHIRGSCGISTIDEGAIILHENNAACIAQLKEGYIKGDGTKHILPKFFFTHDLQKNGDITVQQVRSSDNLADLFTKSLPTSTFKKLVHGIGMRRLKELKSSGGE